Proteins encoded within one genomic window of Chthonomonadales bacterium:
- a CDS encoding glycosyltransferase family 4 protein, translating to MTQGRSIGDDEDAVAHLRVAFIMCTEVGLRTQYLNWRAGLTRDHDIDPVWIEVDWWRPEGLLERIPVVPRAVKARLRAQLEIRDGMTAGPFDAVFVAGHTLYGLSSILARQPYFVTADVTAKQLYAFGDLYGKQPSSFGFVEARKHGERTRLYRRAAALFPWSHWAAASMVEDYGADPAHVHVIPPGVDVERWRCPARADRESVRILFVGGDFERKGGDLLLAWAARTAARGWELDLVTRAPVGSPDPRIRVHNGIAPNSPELMELYRRADVFALPTRGDCYSLAGMEAMAAGLPVVLSRTGGTGDIIRDGETGFLIGPGDGAALGERLEYLAARPAERRQMGACARADAEERYDSRRNIARTVKTMRAALGA from the coding sequence ATGACTCAGGGGCGATCTATCGGCGATGACGAGGACGCGGTCGCGCACCTGCGCGTCGCGTTCATCATGTGCACGGAGGTCGGCCTGCGAACCCAGTACCTCAACTGGCGCGCGGGCCTGACGCGCGATCACGACATCGATCCGGTGTGGATCGAGGTGGACTGGTGGCGGCCCGAGGGCCTGTTGGAGCGCATACCCGTGGTGCCGCGCGCCGTCAAGGCTCGGCTGCGCGCCCAACTCGAGATCCGCGACGGCATGACTGCCGGTCCGTTCGACGCGGTCTTCGTGGCCGGGCACACGCTCTACGGTCTGTCCTCCATCCTGGCGCGCCAGCCGTATTTCGTGACGGCCGACGTTACCGCGAAGCAGCTCTACGCGTTCGGCGACCTCTATGGGAAGCAGCCGAGCTCGTTCGGCTTTGTGGAGGCCCGAAAGCACGGGGAGCGGACCCGGCTGTACCGTCGGGCCGCCGCGCTCTTCCCCTGGTCGCACTGGGCGGCCGCGAGCATGGTGGAGGACTACGGGGCCGATCCGGCGCACGTGCACGTCATTCCACCGGGCGTCGACGTCGAGCGGTGGCGTTGCCCGGCCCGCGCGGATCGGGAGTCGGTGCGCATCCTCTTCGTGGGCGGCGACTTCGAGCGCAAGGGCGGCGACCTGCTGCTGGCGTGGGCCGCACGGACCGCCGCTCGCGGCTGGGAGCTCGACCTGGTGACGCGCGCGCCCGTGGGAAGTCCCGATCCGCGGATCCGTGTGCACAATGGCATCGCGCCCAACTCGCCCGAGCTGATGGAGCTCTACCGACGCGCGGACGTGTTCGCGCTTCCGACCCGGGGCGACTGCTACTCTCTAGCGGGCATGGAGGCGATGGCGGCGGGCCTGCCGGTCGTCCTCTCGCGGACGGGCGGCACGGGCGACATCATCCGCGACGGCGAGACCGGGTTCCTGATCGGCCCGGGCGACGGCGCCGCGCTCGGGGAGCGGCTGGAGTACCTGGCCGCGCGGCCGGCCGAACGCAGGCAGATGGGCGCCTGCGCGCGCGCCGACGCCGAGGAGCGCTACGACTCGCGCCGCAACATCGCGCGAACGGTGAAGACCATGCGCGCGGCGCTCGGAGCGTGA
- a CDS encoding Gfo/Idh/MocA family oxidoreductase — MGGERLRIGIIGCGDLGAVHARRFADMEGARVVALADPDPGRLARAAEALADPPAVRATDYRDLLDCGLDAVCIASPDAYHVPQVLDALAANLHVLCEKPLTLDPEALEAVVASSAEVGRVVALTYPRHYDGGLRAMRREILSGRWGRVTHVTVHNSEDWVSTNRGTWRHDPAICPGGFFYDASGHQIDTLFWVTGLEPVRVRAESDQAGTPVPMCVWGTARLTGAVPMTFHVVGTARVWREQVNVHCEGMDFALDDGRALWAKAGDMAPIEPSEPSETADAAFVRLVRGAGPNWAPPDAARPIVHFTRAALESAAIPGSPEVACGAQSA, encoded by the coding sequence ATGGGCGGCGAACGGCTTCGGATCGGCATCATCGGATGTGGCGACCTGGGCGCCGTGCACGCGCGCCGCTTCGCCGACATGGAGGGGGCCCGCGTGGTCGCGCTGGCCGACCCGGATCCCGGACGCCTCGCGCGCGCGGCCGAGGCGCTCGCGGATCCGCCGGCCGTACGCGCCACCGACTACCGCGACCTGCTGGACTGCGGCCTGGACGCCGTCTGCATCGCCTCGCCCGACGCTTACCACGTCCCCCAGGTTCTCGACGCGCTGGCCGCCAACCTGCACGTGCTCTGCGAGAAACCCCTCACGCTCGACCCCGAGGCGCTTGAGGCCGTCGTAGCCTCGAGCGCCGAGGTCGGCCGCGTCGTCGCGCTCACCTATCCGCGCCACTACGACGGCGGATTGCGCGCGATGCGTCGGGAGATCCTTTCGGGCCGTTGGGGGCGCGTGACGCACGTCACCGTCCACAACAGCGAGGACTGGGTGAGCACGAACCGCGGCACGTGGCGCCACGACCCGGCCATCTGCCCCGGCGGCTTCTTCTACGACGCGTCGGGCCACCAGATCGACACCCTCTTCTGGGTCACCGGACTGGAACCCGTCCGGGTCCGGGCCGAGAGCGACCAGGCCGGCACGCCGGTGCCGATGTGCGTGTGGGGAACCGCGCGGCTCACCGGCGCCGTGCCCATGACCTTCCACGTCGTCGGGACCGCGCGAGTCTGGCGCGAGCAGGTCAACGTCCATTGCGAAGGCATGGATTTCGCTCTCGACGACGGCCGCGCCCTGTGGGCGAAGGCCGGCGACATGGCCCCCATCGAGCCCTCGGAGCCTTCCGAGACCGCGGATGCCGCCTTCGTTCGCCTGGTGCGAGGAGCCGGGCCCAACTGGGCCCCGCCGGACGCCGCGCGGCCCATCGTGCACTTCACGCGCGCCGCGCTCGAATCGGCCGCGATTCCTGGCTCGCCGGAGGTCGCCTGCGGCGCCCAGTCGGCGTGA
- the gmd gene encoding GDP-mannose 4,6-dehydratase: protein MRALITGITGQDGGYLAKLLLEKGYEVFGAYRRSSSLNMWRLEALGIVDSVQLVPMDLLEFTNVLRVVRQVAPSEVYNLAAQSFVGLSFEQPLYTADADALGVARVLEAVRTVDPGIRFYQASTSEMFGKVREVPQTETTPFHPRSPYGVAKLYGHWITVNYREAYDMHASCGLLFNHESPMRGMEFVTRKVTAAFARIRQGRQEVLELGNLDARRDWGHAADYVDGMWRMVQQPKPDDYVLATGETRSVREFVGCAGAAAGFDLAWEGEGAGALARDQATGEVRVRVNPALYRPAEVDVLVGDASKAARVLGWRPTTSFETLVEDMVRTDCDRLERGMLQA from the coding sequence ATGCGTGCGCTGATCACCGGCATCACGGGGCAGGATGGCGGCTACCTGGCGAAGCTGCTGCTGGAGAAGGGCTACGAGGTATTCGGGGCGTACCGGCGCAGTTCCTCGCTCAACATGTGGCGCCTGGAGGCTCTCGGAATCGTCGACTCGGTCCAACTCGTGCCGATGGACCTTCTCGAGTTCACGAACGTGCTGCGCGTCGTCCGCCAGGTGGCGCCCAGCGAGGTGTACAACCTGGCCGCCCAGAGCTTCGTCGGGCTCTCCTTCGAGCAGCCGCTCTACACGGCTGACGCGGACGCTCTCGGCGTGGCGCGCGTGCTGGAGGCCGTCCGCACGGTCGACCCCGGCATCCGGTTCTACCAGGCGTCCACGTCCGAGATGTTCGGCAAAGTGCGCGAGGTGCCCCAGACCGAGACGACGCCGTTTCACCCCCGGAGCCCATACGGAGTCGCCAAGCTCTACGGGCACTGGATCACCGTGAACTATCGCGAGGCCTATGACATGCACGCGTCGTGCGGCCTCCTGTTCAACCACGAGTCGCCGATGCGGGGCATGGAGTTCGTGACCCGCAAGGTGACCGCGGCCTTCGCCCGCATTCGGCAGGGCCGCCAGGAGGTGCTGGAGCTCGGCAACCTGGATGCGCGACGCGACTGGGGGCACGCGGCGGACTACGTGGATGGAATGTGGCGGATGGTGCAGCAGCCGAAGCCCGACGACTACGTGCTTGCCACCGGCGAGACCCGGTCCGTGCGCGAGTTCGTGGGCTGCGCCGGCGCCGCCGCCGGCTTCGACCTGGCGTGGGAGGGCGAGGGCGCCGGTGCGCTGGCCCGGGACCAGGCGACGGGCGAGGTCCGTGTCCGCGTGAACCCTGCCCTCTACCGGCCCGCCGAGGTCGATGTCCTGGTTGGCGATGCCTCGAAGGCCGCCCGCGTCCTCGGCTGGCGCCCGACCACCTCCTTCGAGACGCTCGTCGAGGACATGGTGCGCACCGACTGTGACCGTCTGGAGCGCGGTATGCTGCAGGCATGA
- the ccsA gene encoding cytochrome c biogenesis protein CcsA, translating to MDPGKYAVFAGLATSVAAFALYLGALRGGRRPLAPARLAFGLAAAATVFCFGRLMWLVAGKQFQYQYVFDYVSRDLHGSFLYAATWAGQEGSFLLWAVWTAVIGCLVAWKAGRWEPRVMVVYVTVLATLFGVLAWLSPYNVIPRGGGPNDYPLDLPWPPTDGKGLNPSLQNYWMAIHPPTIFFGFASLAVPFCYACAAMLWREYESWSTRVMPWALLSMTTLGMGLFLGGYWAYETLGWHGFWAWDPVENASLFPWLGTLALVHGLVVQKSRGGMARTNLFLAIASWLMFLYGTYLTRSGALANFSVHAFGMLDNPALKLLLAMIAVYGIGGMALLAVRWRGVPGRPIADRLLSRDTAMVLAVTLMVAASIVVVVGTSWPIVSQWRGWKAVPALAPHLYAERGMTLERIFYNRVGSILLIPTLLLLGMVPFLAWGRTNADRFLWRLLLPWWIAIAGGGCVLVFVKHEAAIGFVSDTPKLLVLVIATLGLFAAAANVLLAVRVLRARAVTLGGWLAHVGMGLLFVGVVLTNVYEKTESFALLQGAPPVRTPFGYSLQYAGWTDDGKGAQESQADWWRFDHAVRIRVIPTRGSEADSQGFVANAPVFYHRQLAVSGDDGPQTMRWPYIHKEWHRDLYVAVASDPQLIRASATLRPGETSLVAYPGMGETGYRVRYRRFYMDGGAQQAGTVMGAEMDLITPAGRSVPIRPGLRLGGEAGPTHVNIPIRGVDGAVILQGGLNAATKEVTAAFELPGAPAMWMIPLAVTNKPAINLVWLGVALVGIGGMIAMLRRALEARRGRVVETAVAAGAPDEPEGADTASSPRERRPARATAATRGRS from the coding sequence ATGGACCCAGGTAAGTACGCGGTGTTCGCTGGCCTCGCGACGTCGGTAGCGGCCTTTGCCCTCTACCTTGGCGCCCTCCGCGGGGGCCGGCGGCCGCTGGCCCCCGCGCGGCTGGCCTTCGGTCTGGCGGCGGCCGCGACGGTCTTCTGCTTCGGCCGGCTGATGTGGCTGGTTGCGGGGAAGCAGTTCCAGTACCAGTACGTCTTCGACTACGTGTCCCGCGACCTTCACGGGAGCTTCCTCTACGCGGCGACGTGGGCGGGGCAGGAGGGCAGCTTCCTGCTGTGGGCCGTGTGGACGGCCGTCATCGGATGCCTGGTAGCATGGAAGGCGGGCCGGTGGGAGCCGCGCGTGATGGTGGTGTATGTCACCGTCCTCGCCACGCTCTTCGGTGTGCTGGCCTGGCTCAGTCCCTACAACGTGATCCCTCGCGGCGGGGGTCCGAACGACTATCCGCTCGATCTTCCCTGGCCGCCGACCGATGGCAAGGGCCTCAACCCCAGCCTCCAGAACTACTGGATGGCTATCCACCCGCCCACGATCTTCTTCGGGTTCGCCTCGCTCGCGGTGCCGTTCTGCTACGCGTGCGCGGCCATGCTCTGGCGCGAGTACGAGAGCTGGAGCACGCGGGTGATGCCCTGGGCCTTACTGTCGATGACTACCCTGGGCATGGGACTCTTCCTGGGCGGCTACTGGGCGTACGAGACGCTCGGCTGGCACGGCTTCTGGGCCTGGGACCCCGTGGAGAACGCGTCGCTCTTCCCATGGCTGGGCACGCTGGCCCTGGTCCACGGGCTCGTGGTGCAGAAGAGCCGCGGGGGCATGGCAAGAACGAACCTGTTCCTTGCCATCGCCTCCTGGCTCATGTTCTTGTACGGAACCTACCTCACGCGCTCGGGCGCGCTCGCCAATTTCTCCGTTCACGCCTTCGGCATGCTCGACAACCCGGCCCTCAAGTTGCTGCTCGCAATGATCGCCGTCTACGGCATCGGGGGCATGGCGCTGCTCGCGGTGCGATGGCGCGGCGTGCCCGGCCGGCCCATCGCCGACCGGCTCCTCTCGCGCGACACCGCGATGGTGCTTGCGGTCACGCTGATGGTGGCGGCCTCGATCGTCGTCGTGGTCGGCACGTCCTGGCCGATCGTCTCGCAGTGGCGCGGCTGGAAGGCCGTGCCTGCGCTTGCGCCCCACCTGTACGCGGAGCGCGGAATGACGCTGGAACGGATCTTCTACAATCGAGTCGGCTCCATCCTGCTCATCCCGACGCTGCTGCTGCTGGGCATGGTGCCGTTCCTGGCATGGGGGCGCACGAACGCAGATCGCTTCCTCTGGCGGCTCCTGCTGCCCTGGTGGATCGCCATCGCCGGCGGTGGCTGCGTGCTCGTGTTCGTTAAGCACGAGGCCGCCATCGGCTTCGTGTCCGACACTCCGAAGCTGCTCGTGCTCGTGATCGCGACGCTCGGCCTGTTTGCCGCCGCCGCGAACGTGCTGCTGGCGGTGCGCGTTCTGCGGGCGCGGGCCGTGACGCTCGGCGGATGGCTCGCGCATGTGGGAATGGGCCTTCTCTTCGTCGGCGTCGTTCTCACGAACGTCTACGAGAAGACGGAGAGCTTCGCGCTCCTGCAGGGCGCTCCGCCCGTGCGCACGCCGTTCGGGTACTCGCTGCAGTACGCGGGCTGGACGGATGACGGGAAGGGCGCGCAGGAGTCGCAGGCGGACTGGTGGCGGTTCGACCACGCCGTGCGGATCCGTGTGATCCCGACTCGCGGGTCGGAGGCCGACTCGCAGGGCTTCGTCGCGAACGCCCCCGTCTTCTACCATCGGCAACTCGCGGTGTCGGGCGACGACGGCCCGCAGACGATGCGCTGGCCCTACATCCACAAGGAGTGGCACCGTGACCTCTACGTGGCGGTGGCGAGCGACCCGCAGCTGATCCGGGCCTCCGCCACGCTGCGGCCCGGTGAGACCTCGCTGGTTGCCTACCCCGGCATGGGCGAGACCGGCTACCGCGTGCGCTACAGGCGCTTCTACATGGACGGCGGCGCCCAGCAGGCCGGCACCGTGATGGGCGCCGAGATGGACCTGATCACGCCGGCCGGTCGGAGCGTGCCGATCCGTCCCGGACTGCGTCTTGGGGGCGAGGCCGGCCCCACGCACGTTAACATCCCCATTCGGGGGGTGGATGGCGCGGTGATCCTGCAGGGCGGTCTGAACGCCGCCACCAAGGAGGTGACCGCCGCGTTTGAGCTTCCCGGGGCCCCGGCGATGTGGATGATCCCGCTGGCCGTCACGAACAAGCCCGCGATCAACCTCGTGTGGCTGGGCGTTGCCCTGGTGGGCATCGGGGGCATGATCGCGATGCTGCGGCGAGCGCTGGAGGCGCGGCGGGGGAGGGTGGTCGAGACTGCGGTCGCGGCGGGAGCGCCGGACGAGCCGGAAGGCGCCGACACGGCCTCGTCGCCGCGGGAGCGTCGCCCGGCACGCGCGACGGCCGCGACACGCGGGCGGTCATAG
- a CDS encoding glycosyltransferase — MKASVVVPTYNGRRFVGETIASVRAQTMPDWELVVVDDGSTDATLDLLAEAAAADRRVRVLRQANGGIAAARTAGLAATCSESEFVLFLDHDDVLRPDALATLIGALEAEPSAVAAQGIASYIDGEGRLSRAGECEQECRSRGQLVGGRVRPLAPGQPAGFATIALWGCIMTMGLVVMRARTVRQAGPFDGAMVPSDDWDMYLRIARSGDILFVDRVTLHYRRHESNVSRNMHRVRAAQRRVMRKALASPENSAEQARTLSEAFRASQRYFLAEKAGLAVGCLRRGDLAGAARQTIYSVRHAARYLRGRP, encoded by the coding sequence GTGAAGGCGTCCGTGGTCGTTCCGACCTACAACGGCCGCCGATTCGTCGGCGAGACCATCGCGAGCGTGCGCGCGCAGACCATGCCGGACTGGGAGCTCGTGGTGGTCGACGACGGCTCAACCGATGCAACGCTGGATCTGCTCGCGGAGGCGGCCGCCGCGGATCGCCGGGTTCGCGTGTTGCGCCAGGCGAACGGAGGCATCGCGGCCGCGCGGACCGCCGGGCTCGCCGCGACCTGCTCGGAGTCGGAGTTCGTGCTCTTTCTTGACCACGACGACGTGCTGCGGCCGGACGCGCTCGCCACCTTGATCGGCGCGCTCGAGGCCGAGCCGAGCGCGGTCGCCGCGCAGGGAATCGCCTCCTACATCGACGGCGAGGGCCGTCTGTCGCGCGCCGGCGAGTGTGAGCAGGAGTGCCGTAGCCGCGGCCAGTTGGTCGGCGGTCGGGTGAGGCCGCTGGCGCCCGGCCAGCCGGCCGGCTTCGCGACGATCGCGCTGTGGGGCTGCATCATGACGATGGGCCTGGTGGTGATGCGGGCGCGCACGGTGCGCCAGGCCGGCCCGTTCGACGGCGCGATGGTGCCGAGCGACGACTGGGATATGTACCTGCGCATCGCGCGCTCAGGCGACATCCTGTTCGTGGATCGCGTCACGCTCCACTACCGCCGCCACGAGTCGAACGTGTCGCGCAACATGCATCGGGTGCGCGCCGCGCAGCGGCGCGTGATGCGCAAGGCGCTCGCTTCGCCGGAGAACTCCGCGGAGCAGGCGCGGACCCTTAGCGAGGCGTTCCGCGCTTCGCAGCGCTACTTCCTGGCCGAGAAGGCCGGCCTGGCCGTGGGGTGCTTGCGCCGGGGCGACCTGGCGGGCGCGGCGCGGCAGACCATCTACTCGGTGCGCCACGCCGCGCGCTATCTGCGGGGCCGGCCGTGA
- a CDS encoding oligosaccharide flippase family protein, whose protein sequence is MSVPSQSSTAAPAAAEATVPADNGGTGAGPAAVAHSRVASNAVIYLLGQLLSWSVTFVTVSIIPRRLGETGYGQLMVASTAVGTVSSILALSIEQHVMTEVGRDHRRAAHMVGALWGLRTLMALPMVACALIVLTVTHASPMVFALGYLMIAAAVVGYMSGPLKGALIGFEEARRVTVLDIIGAFSALLAVPLLAYGPIAVPAVGLGMAVIVFVVAAAFVRRECRPRPRFEPLAWLALIRGGLPFLMNDSVTQFYGFSSIFLLRRFAGEAAVGEFAQALRLQGTFMFVPVAMGTALLPSLARLADADEGEFRRMQSRVLALMLALSLPVATTVFLLAHPFCRLLYGPDKFQHVPLALQAAALCVVPLYVNIIIYRFLVAQRKNLVWSFFMMGTVGMNAAGCYVLIPVTVRRLGNAPVGAVVASLLAECITVVFAFVLLRNNPLNASTVGRIARSLVATAAMAGVMLATRRLFVVVPAALGLTTFAVIAWRLRVLGADEQARLMALLRQRLARR, encoded by the coding sequence ATGAGCGTGCCCAGTCAGTCATCGACAGCGGCCCCTGCCGCGGCAGAGGCCACCGTCCCAGCGGACAACGGGGGGACCGGTGCGGGCCCGGCCGCGGTTGCGCACAGCCGCGTAGCCTCCAACGCCGTCATCTACCTTCTCGGCCAGCTCCTCTCGTGGAGCGTGACGTTCGTCACCGTCTCGATCATCCCGCGCAGGCTTGGGGAGACGGGCTACGGCCAGTTGATGGTTGCGTCGACGGCTGTGGGCACCGTCTCGAGCATCCTTGCCCTGAGCATCGAGCAGCACGTGATGACCGAGGTCGGGCGCGACCACCGACGGGCGGCGCACATGGTCGGCGCGCTGTGGGGCCTGCGGACGCTGATGGCGCTCCCGATGGTGGCATGCGCGCTGATCGTCCTCACGGTGACGCATGCGTCGCCGATGGTCTTCGCGCTCGGGTACCTGATGATCGCCGCGGCCGTGGTCGGCTATATGAGCGGCCCGCTCAAGGGCGCCCTGATCGGATTCGAAGAGGCGCGCCGGGTGACCGTCCTGGACATCATCGGGGCGTTCTCGGCGCTGCTTGCCGTGCCGTTGCTGGCATACGGCCCCATCGCGGTGCCGGCGGTCGGGCTCGGCATGGCGGTGATCGTCTTCGTCGTCGCCGCGGCGTTCGTGCGTCGCGAGTGCCGGCCGCGGCCACGGTTCGAGCCGCTCGCATGGCTCGCGCTGATTCGGGGCGGCCTGCCTTTCCTGATGAACGACTCGGTGACACAGTTCTACGGCTTCAGCTCGATCTTCCTGCTGCGGCGCTTCGCCGGCGAGGCCGCCGTCGGGGAGTTCGCCCAGGCGCTCCGGCTTCAGGGCACCTTCATGTTCGTTCCGGTCGCCATGGGCACCGCGCTTCTGCCGTCACTCGCCCGGCTGGCCGATGCCGACGAGGGCGAGTTCCGGCGAATGCAGTCGCGCGTGCTGGCCCTGATGCTGGCCCTCTCGCTGCCCGTGGCCACTACGGTGTTTCTGCTGGCGCATCCGTTCTGCCGGCTGCTGTACGGCCCGGACAAGTTCCAGCACGTCCCGCTTGCGCTCCAGGCGGCCGCGCTGTGCGTAGTACCGTTGTACGTGAACATCATCATCTATCGCTTCCTGGTGGCCCAGCGCAAGAACCTCGTCTGGAGCTTCTTCATGATGGGCACGGTCGGCATGAACGCGGCAGGCTGCTACGTACTGATTCCGGTCACGGTGCGGCGCCTTGGGAACGCGCCGGTGGGCGCGGTCGTTGCGTCGCTGCTGGCGGAGTGCATCACCGTCGTGTTCGCGTTCGTGCTGCTGCGCAACAACCCGCTCAATGCCTCGACCGTCGGGCGGATCGCGCGCTCGCTGGTGGCGACGGCCGCCATGGCCGGCGTGATGCTCGCCACTCGACGCCTGTTCGTCGTGGTCCCGGCCGCGCTCGGCCTGACGACCTTCGCCGTGATCGCCTGGCGCCTGCGGGTGCTGGGCGCGGACGAGCAGGCGCGCTTGATGGCGCTGCTTCGCCAACGGTTGGCGCGGCGCTGA
- a CDS encoding glycosyltransferase, which yields MGTRIGVIIAAYNGAAFLPATLEGVLAQVHVDLECVVVDDGSRDETARVAAAFAARDRRVRVLTQANAGAPAAYNRGLRETNGAELVALLDQDDVWEPGALAALASRLSAEPAAVAAHGLARFIDAGGRPTAPPPFAADMLERWTVVAGRARRVPDAPLTTLSTLLIANCIATPGAALLRRDALTRAGGLDPERYIADWDLWLRLAAIGPFAFVGEPVIAYRVHDSGMSAREGPMRREADLVWRRAMARAAAEPAHAATVRAVWRFTEARLARRRLAWAREALAHGRVLDAARQLRHAAVSAVAKLAPARGLRGLTDGPVA from the coding sequence ATGGGTACCCGAATCGGCGTGATCATAGCGGCCTACAACGGCGCGGCGTTCCTGCCCGCGACGCTCGAGGGCGTGCTCGCCCAGGTCCATGTCGATCTGGAGTGCGTCGTCGTCGACGACGGATCGAGGGACGAAACGGCGCGCGTCGCCGCCGCCTTCGCCGCGCGCGACCGGCGCGTGCGCGTGCTGACGCAGGCCAATGCCGGGGCCCCGGCGGCCTACAACCGCGGCCTGCGCGAGACCAACGGCGCCGAGCTCGTCGCGCTGCTCGACCAGGATGACGTGTGGGAGCCCGGCGCGCTTGCCGCGCTCGCGTCACGCCTGTCCGCCGAGCCGGCCGCCGTCGCCGCGCACGGGCTCGCGCGCTTCATCGACGCCGGGGGCCGCCCGACGGCGCCGCCGCCGTTCGCGGCCGACATGCTCGAGCGGTGGACCGTGGTCGCCGGGCGCGCGCGCCGTGTGCCGGACGCTCCGCTCACCACGCTCTCCACGCTGCTCATCGCCAACTGCATCGCGACGCCAGGCGCCGCGCTCCTGCGGCGCGACGCCCTCACCCGGGCGGGGGGGCTCGATCCCGAGCGGTACATCGCCGACTGGGACCTCTGGCTGCGCCTCGCCGCCATCGGTCCGTTCGCGTTCGTCGGCGAGCCGGTAATCGCCTATCGCGTTCACGACTCCGGCATGTCGGCGCGGGAAGGGCCGATGCGCCGGGAGGCCGACCTGGTATGGCGGAGAGCGATGGCGCGCGCCGCCGCCGAACCGGCCCACGCGGCGACGGTGCGGGCGGTCTGGAGGTTCACCGAGGCTCGCCTGGCGCGCAGACGGCTCGCGTGGGCCAGGGAGGCGCTGGCCCACGGCAGGGTGCTCGATGCGGCGCGGCAACTCCGGCACGCGGCAGTTTCGGCCGTTGCCAAGCTTGCGCCGGCCCGCGGGCTGCGTGGGCTAACAGACGGTCCCGTTGCGTGA
- a CDS encoding NeuD/PglB/VioB family sugar acetyltransferase, which yields MSETVDVVVWGAGGHAAVVADVLAAAGGFRVVGFLCDAPHAASVRGELRSSLLGGEEALHGLIARGVRHGIAAIGDAGARRSAADRMRAMGMGLATPVHPSAVVAPGALIGAGTVVCARAVLNPGVRVGADVIVNTGAIVDHDCVVGDAAHLAPGVTLAGRVTVGARAWVGVGATVIDGASIGEGSLVGAGAVVVCDIPPGVVAYGVPARVIRERSAG from the coding sequence GTGAGCGAGACGGTCGACGTGGTGGTGTGGGGCGCGGGCGGCCATGCGGCCGTGGTCGCCGATGTGCTTGCCGCCGCCGGAGGGTTTCGCGTGGTCGGCTTCCTGTGCGATGCGCCGCACGCGGCGAGCGTCCGCGGGGAGTTGCGTAGCTCGCTGCTTGGAGGCGAGGAGGCCCTCCACGGGCTGATCGCCCGGGGCGTGCGGCACGGCATCGCGGCGATCGGTGACGCTGGCGCGCGGCGGAGCGCGGCCGACCGAATGCGCGCCATGGGCATGGGGCTGGCGACGCCCGTGCATCCCTCGGCGGTGGTGGCGCCCGGCGCGCTGATCGGCGCCGGCACCGTGGTCTGTGCGCGCGCCGTGCTGAATCCCGGCGTGCGCGTGGGCGCGGACGTGATCGTGAACACCGGCGCCATCGTCGACCACGATTGCGTCGTGGGTGACGCGGCGCACCTGGCGCCCGGTGTGACCCTGGCCGGCCGGGTCACGGTCGGCGCGCGGGCCTGGGTCGGCGTGGGCGCCACCGTCATCGACGGAGCCAGCATCGGCGAGGGCAGCCTGGTCGGCGCGGGCGCCGTCGTTGTTTGCGACATCCCGCCGGGAGTTGTCGCCTACGGCGTTCCCGCGCGGGTGATCCGGGAGCGCTCAGCAGGGTAG
- a CDS encoding glycosyltransferase family 4 protein, protein MLCTTDAIGGTERVVQTLARELPARGAEVRTLFPATPGIAATLEWFRAGGVRAEPSSAVLTVYQARGPRAIADLARLARTSGADIVNVHYGANHISAKDVLAIRLGGRRCVVSAHHAVPIAEEQKRRMTRLGARLARRVVVGTEAMRGLMVGYGVPAARLEVVPYGISPPIGAAPERAAARRALGLPENALVVASLARLVPKKGLADLIRALGAVRGVGAGAWLVVGGDGPERAALEALARERLAGRVVFAGRLAETGPLYAAADLFALPSHEEGFGLVFVEAAFAGLPSVAAAVGGVPEAVLDGVTGLLVPAGDIGSLVEALERLCDDAGVRARLGAAARERAMARHTEAAMADGYARVLGLI, encoded by the coding sequence TTGCTGTGCACAACCGACGCGATCGGCGGCACGGAACGCGTCGTGCAGACGCTGGCACGCGAGCTGCCGGCGCGCGGGGCCGAGGTGCGGACGCTGTTCCCCGCCACGCCGGGCATCGCGGCGACGCTGGAGTGGTTTCGCGCGGGCGGCGTCCGGGCCGAGCCATCGTCCGCGGTGCTCACGGTCTACCAGGCGCGCGGCCCGCGCGCCATCGCCGACCTGGCGCGCCTGGCGCGCACCAGCGGCGCCGACATCGTCAACGTTCACTACGGCGCCAACCACATTTCGGCCAAAGATGTGCTGGCGATCCGCCTGGGCGGCCGACGGTGCGTGGTGAGCGCGCACCATGCCGTGCCGATCGCGGAGGAGCAGAAGCGGCGCATGACGCGGCTGGGCGCCCGGCTTGCGCGGCGCGTCGTGGTGGGCACCGAGGCCATGCGCGGCCTGATGGTCGGGTACGGAGTACCCGCCGCGCGGCTCGAGGTGGTACCCTACGGCATCTCGCCGCCCATCGGTGCCGCGCCCGAGCGCGCGGCGGCACGCCGTGCGCTCGGCCTGCCGGAGAACGCGCTCGTTGTGGCGTCGCTGGCACGGCTTGTGCCGAAGAAGGGGCTGGCGGACCTGATCCGCGCGCTCGGGGCGGTGCGCGGCGTCGGAGCCGGGGCCTGGCTCGTCGTGGGCGGCGATGGGCCGGAGCGCGCCGCGCTGGAGGCGCTCGCCAGGGAACGCTTGGCCGGGCGGGTGGTCTTCGCGGGCCGCCTGGCCGAGACCGGCCCGCTGTACGCCGCCGCCGACCTGTTCGCGCTGCCGTCTCACGAGGAGGGGTTCGGCCTCGTCTTCGTCGAGGCGGCGTTCGCGGGCCTGCCGAGCGTGGCGGCCGCCGTTGGGGGCGTGCCGGAGGCGGTGCTTGACGGCGTGACCGGGCTGCTCGTTCCAGCGGGCGACATCGGCTCGCTGGTGGAGGCGCTCGAGCGGCTGTGCGACGATGCCGGCGTGCGGGCACGCCTCGGCGCGGCCGCCCGCGAGCGCGCGATGGCGCGGCACACGGAGGCCGCGATGGCGGACGGTTACGCCCGCGTACTCGGGCTGATATGA